One window of Brachybacterium ginsengisoli genomic DNA carries:
- a CDS encoding AAA family ATPase, with the protein MHPAAAARARLAAADLVRSFGLAADEVVDLHDSNRLTARLLPCDLVARIGPAELGGSQVEVDRALRLLEAGAPVGPLDPRVPPQVHLRDGFEITLWSHLPSNPRPELPPEEYADAFVRLHAAMREAQLEVPPFSHRVTSALDLLEDPERTPRLTDPDRAALRDALRELGGRISRSGTQQPLHGEPHPGNLLDTPGGPLFIDLETCCSGPVEFDLAHAPAQVAEHYPGVDAELLADCRILSRAIATTWRWDREDSLPDGELLGIGWLDQVRALRARPRRSTQPTLTIVCGLPGSGKTSAADAIVEATGAMRLSPDDWMARLGVSLWDEGLRERIEQLQWQIGQELLEQRADVVIEWGTWGRGERDRLREDARALGARVELIVLDAEDEELWRRISARGAEDPPLTREHLAGYRAAFERPTPEELALFDPPQRL; encoded by the coding sequence CATCCCGCTGCGGCCGCCCGCGCCCGACTCGCCGCCGCCGACCTCGTGCGCTCCTTCGGGCTCGCGGCCGACGAGGTCGTCGACCTCCACGACTCCAACCGGCTCACCGCGCGTCTGCTGCCCTGCGACCTCGTCGCCCGCATCGGGCCTGCGGAGCTGGGCGGGTCGCAGGTCGAGGTCGACCGGGCGCTGAGGCTGCTGGAAGCCGGAGCCCCCGTCGGCCCGCTCGATCCGCGCGTCCCGCCGCAGGTGCACCTCCGGGACGGATTCGAGATCACCCTGTGGAGCCACCTCCCGTCGAACCCGCGCCCGGAGCTGCCGCCCGAGGAGTACGCCGACGCCTTCGTGCGCCTCCACGCCGCGATGCGCGAGGCCCAGCTCGAGGTCCCCCCGTTCTCCCACCGCGTCACCTCCGCCCTCGACCTCCTCGAGGACCCCGAGCGCACCCCGCGCCTGACCGACCCGGACCGCGCCGCCCTGCGCGACGCCCTGCGCGAGCTCGGCGGCAGGATCAGCCGCAGCGGTACCCAGCAGCCCCTCCACGGCGAGCCGCATCCGGGCAACCTCCTGGACACCCCGGGCGGACCGCTGTTCATCGACCTCGAGACCTGCTGCTCCGGCCCGGTCGAGTTCGATCTCGCGCATGCCCCGGCGCAGGTCGCCGAGCACTATCCGGGAGTGGACGCCGAGCTGCTCGCGGACTGCCGGATCCTGTCCCGCGCGATCGCGACGACCTGGCGCTGGGACCGCGAGGACTCCCTGCCGGACGGCGAGCTGCTGGGCATCGGCTGGCTCGACCAGGTGCGGGCGCTGCGAGCTCGGCCCCGGCGGTCCACGCAGCCCACGCTGACGATCGTGTGCGGCCTCCCCGGCAGCGGGAAGACCTCCGCCGCGGACGCGATCGTCGAGGCCACGGGCGCGATGCGCCTCAGCCCCGACGACTGGATGGCCCGGCTCGGCGTCTCCCTGTGGGACGAGGGCCTGCGCGAGCGCATCGAGCAGCTGCAGTGGCAGATCGGCCAGGAGCTGCTCGAGCAGCGAGCGGACGTGGTCATCGAATGGGGCACCTGGGGGCGGGGCGAGCGCGACCGCCTGCGCGAGGACGCCCGGGCCCTCGGCGCCCGCGTCGAGCTGATCGTCCTCGATGCCGAGGACGAGGAGCTCTGGCGACGCATCAGCGCCCGTGGCGCGGAGGATCCGCCGCTCACCCGCGAGCACCTCGCCGGCTATCGCGCCGCCTTCGAGCGGCCGACGCCCGAGGAGCTCGC